From the genome of Chania multitudinisentens RB-25, one region includes:
- the sdhC gene encoding succinate dehydrogenase cytochrome b556 subunit — translation MGKTVKKQRPVNLDLQTIQFPVTAIASILHRVSGVITFVAVGILLWLLGLSLSSQEGFLQAASIMNSFFVKFIFWGILTALAYHICGGIRHLLMDFGYIEESLAAGTRSAQVAFGLTAVLSILAGVLVW, via the coding sequence GTGGGCAAAACCGTGAAAAAACAAAGACCTGTCAATCTGGATCTGCAAACGATTCAGTTTCCCGTAACTGCGATAGCGTCCATCTTACACCGAGTCTCTGGCGTAATTACCTTCGTTGCCGTGGGTATTCTTCTCTGGCTGTTAGGGTTGTCTCTCTCTTCTCAAGAGGGTTTCCTGCAAGCCGCCTCCATCATGAACAGTTTCTTCGTCAAATTCATCTTCTGGGGGATCCTCACTGCGTTGGCCTATCACATTTGCGGTGGCATCCGCCACTTGTTAATGGATTTCGGCTACATCGAAGAGAGTTTAGCCGCAGGTACCCGTTCTGCCCAAGTGGCGTTCGGTCTGACTGCCGTGCTGTCAATTCTGGCTGGAGTTCTCGTATGGTAA
- the sdhA gene encoding succinate dehydrogenase flavoprotein subunit has product MKLPVREFDAVVIGAGGAGMRAALQISQSGSTCALLSKVFPTRSHTVSAQGGITVALGNSHEDNWEWHMYDTVKGSDYIGDQDAIEYMCQTGPEAILELEHMGLPFSRLEDGRIYQRPFGGQSLNFGGEQAARTAAAADRTGHALLHTLYQQNLKNHTTIFSEWYALDLVKNQDGAVVGTTAICIETGEVVYFKAKATVLATGGAGRIYQSTTNAHINTGDGVGMALRAGVPVQDMEMWQFHPTGIAGAGVLVTEGCRGEGGYLLNKHGERFMERYAPNAKDLAGRDVVARSIMIEIREGRGCDGPWGPHAKLKLDHLGKEVLESRLPGILELSRTFAHVDPVKEPIPVIPTCHYMMGGIPTKVTGQALTVNEKGEDVVIPGLFAVGEIACVSVHGANRLGGNSLLDLVVFGRSAGMHLQESLDEQGVSRDASDSDVEASLERLNRWNNTRSGEDPVEIRKALQSCMQNNFSVFREGDAMAKGLEELKVIRERLKNARLDDTSSEFNTQRIECLELDNLMETAYSTAVSANFRTESRGAHSRFDFPERDDANWLCHSLYLPQSESMTRREVNMQPKLRAAFPPKVRSY; this is encoded by the coding sequence ATGAAACTGCCAGTCAGAGAGTTTGATGCTGTTGTTATTGGTGCGGGTGGCGCAGGTATGCGTGCTGCACTACAGATTTCTCAGTCGGGTTCAACCTGTGCCCTGCTATCCAAAGTGTTCCCAACCCGTTCCCACACCGTGTCTGCACAAGGCGGCATCACCGTTGCCCTGGGTAACAGCCACGAAGATAACTGGGAATGGCACATGTACGATACGGTGAAGGGTTCTGACTATATCGGTGATCAGGACGCCATTGAATATATGTGCCAAACCGGCCCGGAAGCTATTCTGGAGCTGGAACATATGGGGTTGCCGTTCTCCCGCTTGGAGGATGGCCGTATTTATCAGCGCCCGTTCGGTGGCCAGTCACTGAATTTTGGTGGCGAACAGGCAGCGCGTACCGCTGCTGCGGCTGACCGTACCGGCCATGCTTTATTGCACACTCTGTATCAGCAGAACCTGAAAAACCACACCACCATTTTCTCTGAATGGTACGCCTTGGATCTGGTGAAGAACCAGGATGGGGCGGTGGTGGGAACGACCGCTATCTGTATCGAAACCGGTGAAGTGGTGTATTTCAAAGCCAAAGCTACCGTGCTGGCTACCGGTGGTGCAGGCCGTATTTATCAGTCAACAACCAATGCGCACATTAATACCGGCGACGGCGTTGGTATGGCATTGCGTGCTGGTGTACCCGTGCAGGATATGGAAATGTGGCAGTTCCACCCAACCGGTATCGCGGGTGCGGGGGTATTGGTCACCGAGGGTTGCCGTGGTGAAGGGGGGTACCTGCTGAACAAGCACGGTGAGCGCTTTATGGAACGCTACGCGCCTAACGCCAAAGATTTGGCGGGCCGCGACGTGGTTGCCCGCTCGATCATGATTGAAATCCGTGAAGGCCGCGGCTGCGATGGCCCATGGGGCCCACATGCCAAGCTGAAGCTGGATCATCTGGGCAAAGAGGTTCTGGAATCCCGTCTGCCGGGCATTCTGGAGTTGTCGCGCACCTTTGCTCACGTCGATCCGGTGAAAGAGCCTATTCCGGTTATTCCTACCTGTCACTACATGATGGGCGGCATTCCGACCAAGGTAACCGGTCAGGCATTAACGGTGAACGAGAAGGGTGAGGATGTGGTGATCCCAGGCTTGTTTGCCGTCGGTGAAATTGCCTGCGTATCGGTGCATGGTGCTAACCGCCTGGGTGGCAACTCATTGTTGGATCTGGTGGTGTTTGGGCGTTCTGCCGGTATGCATTTGCAAGAGTCGCTGGATGAGCAGGGCGTTAGCCGTGATGCGAGTGATTCTGATGTTGAGGCTTCGCTGGAGCGCCTGAATCGTTGGAATAACACCCGTTCAGGTGAAGATCCGGTTGAGATCCGCAAGGCACTGCAATCCTGTATGCAGAATAACTTCTCGGTGTTCCGTGAAGGTGATGCGATGGCGAAAGGATTGGAAGAACTGAAAGTGATCCGTGAACGTTTGAAGAATGCACGTTTGGATGATACTTCCAGCGAGTTTAACACCCAGCGCATTGAATGCCTGGAACTGGATAACTTGATGGAAACGGCGTATTCGACCGCTGTGTCGGCCAACTTCCGCACTGAGAGCCGTGGGGCGCATAGCCGCTTCGATTTCCCAGAGCGTGATGATGCCAACTGGCTGTGCCATTCGCTGTATCTGCCGCAATCGGAAAGCATGACGCGCCGTGAAGTGAATATGCAACCGAAACTGCGTGCGGCATTCCCGCCGAAAGTGCGTTCTTACTAA
- the sdhD gene encoding succinate dehydrogenase membrane anchor subunit, translating into MVSNVSALGRNGVHDWLLLRASAIVITLYVLYLLGFIITAPSMTYEVWRGFFAISTTKVFTLLTLLSILVHAWVGMWQVLTDYIKPLALRLVLQLAIVVTLLVYLLYGTIVVWGA; encoded by the coding sequence ATGGTAAGCAACGTTTCTGCATTAGGGCGTAATGGCGTACACGACTGGTTATTACTGCGTGCTTCCGCTATCGTCATCACCCTGTACGTTCTTTATCTCCTGGGGTTTATCATTACCGCCCCGAGCATGACTTATGAAGTCTGGCGTGGTTTCTTCGCCATCTCTACTACGAAAGTTTTCACTTTGCTGACATTGCTGTCGATCCTGGTTCACGCCTGGGTTGGGATGTGGCAGGTGCTGACGGACTATATCAAACCACTGGCGTTACGCCTAGTGCTGCAACTGGCGATTGTCGTCACGTTGTTGGTCTATTTACTGTACGGAACAATCGTAGTGTGGGGTGCTTAA